One Telluria mixta DNA window includes the following coding sequences:
- a CDS encoding enolase C-terminal domain-like protein — MPLIQRAASPIVTEMQVIPVAGRDSMLLNLCGAHAPYFTRILVLLKDSAGNTGMGEVPGSNGILRALERLVPLVTGTEVARYNRTLNVLRTAISGVSHQVTSSAEEAVMKQPHEINLRLENVVTAVEAALLDLLGQHLAVPLCELLGDGQQRTHVTMLAYLFYIGDRTQTDLPYDGEAVKDGWYKVRDEEALSPEQIADLASAAVDKYGFRDFKLKGGVMRPEDEIAAVAAIKRRFPDARATLDPNGAWSLAEAIAACKGQGHVLSYAEDPCGPENGYSGREIMAEFKRATGIRTATNMVATDWRQMAHSHLLGAVDIPLADPHFWTMQGSVRLAQLCHDWGLTWGSHSNNHFDVSLAMFTHCAAAAPGDITAIDTHWIWQEGRERLTTEPLKIVGGQVAVPDAPGLGVKPDMERIAAAHELYKKVAGGARDDAMAMRYLVPGWTYDPKKPSYAR, encoded by the coding sequence ATGCCCCTCATCCAGCGCGCCGCCAGCCCGATCGTCACCGAGATGCAGGTGATCCCCGTGGCCGGCCGCGACAGCATGCTGCTGAACCTGTGCGGCGCCCACGCGCCCTACTTCACCCGTATCCTCGTCCTGCTGAAGGACAGCGCCGGTAATACCGGCATGGGCGAGGTGCCCGGCTCGAACGGCATTCTGCGCGCGCTGGAGCGGCTCGTGCCGCTCGTGACGGGCACCGAGGTGGCGCGCTACAACCGCACCCTGAACGTGCTGCGCACGGCGATCTCCGGCGTGAGCCACCAGGTGACGTCAAGCGCCGAGGAAGCGGTCATGAAGCAGCCGCACGAAATCAACCTGCGCCTGGAAAACGTGGTGACGGCCGTGGAAGCGGCCCTGCTGGACCTGCTGGGCCAGCACCTCGCGGTGCCGCTGTGCGAATTGCTGGGCGACGGCCAGCAGCGCACGCACGTGACGATGCTCGCCTACCTGTTCTACATCGGCGACCGTACGCAGACGGATCTTCCGTACGACGGCGAGGCGGTGAAGGATGGCTGGTACAAGGTTCGCGACGAGGAAGCGCTGAGCCCCGAGCAGATTGCCGACCTGGCGTCCGCCGCCGTCGACAAATACGGCTTCCGCGACTTCAAGCTAAAAGGCGGCGTGATGCGGCCCGAGGACGAGATCGCGGCGGTGGCCGCCATCAAGCGGCGCTTCCCGGACGCGCGCGCGACGCTGGACCCGAACGGCGCCTGGTCGCTGGCGGAAGCGATTGCCGCCTGCAAGGGCCAGGGCCATGTGCTGTCGTATGCGGAGGATCCGTGCGGTCCGGAGAACGGCTACTCGGGCCGCGAGATCATGGCGGAATTCAAGCGCGCCACGGGCATCCGCACGGCGACGAACATGGTCGCGACGGACTGGCGCCAGATGGCGCACTCGCACCTGCTGGGCGCCGTCGACATCCCGCTCGCCGACCCGCACTTCTGGACCATGCAGGGCTCCGTGCGCCTCGCACAGCTGTGCCACGACTGGGGCCTGACGTGGGGTTCGCACTCGAACAACCACTTCGACGTGTCGCTGGCCATGTTCACGCACTGCGCCGCCGCCGCGCCGGGCGACATCACGGCCATCGACACGCACTGGATCTGGCAGGAAGGCCGCGAGCGCCTGACGACGGAACCGCTGAAGATCGTGGGCGGCCAGGTCGCCGTGCCGGACGCGCCGGGCCTCGGCGTCAAGCCGGACATGGAGCGCATCGCCGCCGCGCACGAGTTGTACAAGAAGGTGGCCGGCGGCGCGCGCGACGACGCGATGGCGATGCG
- a CDS encoding SGNH/GDSL hydrolase family protein, protein MSRQSILAASLLCLSLGGCAAIAVQTPAGEYWVASWGSAQLVPEGQNELPAAQWRDASLRQVVRVSLGGRQLRVKLSNVFSTAPLVIDAGSVALATAPGKADVDAASLRPLRFGGAASITIPAGAEYLSDPVDLPHAAGADLAISLHFPQAPARQTGHPGARATSFRVPGNQVLAAGWPQADTFTRWYQITGVEVLDRAGAHTVVAIGDSITDGYGVNPDTYMRWTDGLATRLRAAGMTDVGVVNAGIGGGRMLRDGLGPNLVSRFERDVLARPGVSHAIVMIGVNDFGVQHRNKEDTPAARAALLDDLKQAYRQIVARAHLQGVCVLGATISPYGGSGYYAPGPDNEADRLAYNQWIRSAGVVDGVVDFDAALRDPAKPDHLLKALDNDGLHPSTAGYKAMADAVPLEQLKTCRIAR, encoded by the coding sequence ATGTCCCGTCAATCGATTCTGGCTGCCAGCCTCCTGTGTCTCTCCCTCGGCGGCTGTGCCGCGATCGCCGTCCAAACCCCAGCCGGCGAGTACTGGGTCGCCTCGTGGGGCAGTGCCCAGCTGGTACCGGAAGGCCAGAACGAACTGCCTGCCGCCCAATGGCGGGATGCCAGCCTGCGCCAGGTCGTGCGGGTGTCGCTGGGCGGCCGCCAGCTGCGCGTCAAGCTCTCCAACGTGTTCAGCACGGCCCCGCTCGTGATCGACGCCGGCAGCGTCGCGCTGGCGACCGCACCCGGCAAGGCCGACGTCGACGCCGCCAGCCTGCGCCCGCTGCGCTTCGGGGGTGCCGCGTCCATCACGATTCCGGCCGGCGCGGAATACCTGAGTGATCCCGTCGACCTGCCGCATGCCGCGGGCGCCGATCTCGCCATCTCGCTGCATTTTCCCCAGGCGCCGGCGCGCCAGACGGGCCACCCCGGCGCGCGCGCGACGAGCTTTCGCGTGCCCGGCAACCAGGTACTGGCCGCGGGCTGGCCGCAGGCCGACACCTTTACGCGCTGGTACCAGATCACGGGCGTCGAAGTGCTGGACCGCGCCGGGGCGCATACGGTCGTCGCGATCGGCGACTCGATCACGGACGGCTATGGCGTGAATCCGGATACGTACATGCGCTGGACGGACGGCCTGGCCACGCGCCTGCGCGCCGCCGGCATGACGGACGTGGGCGTCGTCAACGCGGGCATCGGCGGCGGCCGCATGCTGCGCGACGGTCTGGGCCCGAACCTCGTGTCCCGCTTCGAACGCGACGTGCTGGCGCGGCCCGGCGTCTCCCACGCCATCGTCATGATCGGCGTGAACGATTTCGGCGTGCAGCACCGGAACAAGGAAGACACCCCGGCGGCGCGCGCGGCGCTGCTGGACGACCTGAAACAGGCGTATCGCCAGATCGTCGCGCGTGCCCATCTGCAGGGCGTGTGCGTGCTGGGCGCCACCATCAGCCCGTACGGCGGCAGCGGCTATTACGCGCCGGGCCCGGACAACGAAGCCGACCGCCTCGCGTACAACCAGTGGATCCGCAGCGCGGGCGTCGTCGACGGCGTCGTCGACTTCGACGCGGCGCTGCGCGATCCGGCCAAACCCGACCACCTGCTCAAGGCACTTGACAACGACGGCCTGCATCCGTCGACCGCCGGCTACAAGGCAATGGCGGACGCCGTCCCGCTGGAGCAGCTCAAGACCTGCCGCATCGCGCGCTGA
- a CDS encoding glycosyl hydrolase 115 family protein codes for MKSLVVAATLTLAAAHPAWALGERPFVTFEAGKDAVVLARSGQAARIVVDPNEFKGVRRAAADLQADIERVSGTRPALLASAGAVAKGSDVVIVGTLGKSALIDRLARENRIDAKAVRGKWEGYLVQTVRNPLPGVARALVVAGSDRRGTIFGLYTVSEQIGVSPWNWWADVAPPKHDVLAVAAGTRVADAPVVRYRGIFLNDEAPALSGWAKEKFGGFNHKFYGKLFELILRMRGNYLWPAMWGNAFYDDDPENGPLADEMGIVMGTSHHEPLMRAHAEWKKYGKGPWDYNRNEQVLREFWQQGLDRSKDYDKVITLGMRGDGDEPMSEESNVALLERIVADQRAMIAKTTGKPLPQVPQVWALYKEVQEYYEKGMRVPDDVTLLWCDDNWGNIRRLPTAEERKRSGGAGIYYHFDYVGGPRSYKWINVTPLPKVWEQMHLAWRLGADRLWVVNVGDLKPMEVPTEFFLTYAWNPAAWPASRLPDYLKLWAAREFGADNAAEIADIVETYARYNGRRRPEQLEPGTYSATNYRESERIVADWRDLAARVERVKAKLAPAQRDAFFQLVEHPVRASGTLGELYATVQANRLHAQQGRADTNDLAARARDLFAQDAAISREYHSINGGKWNHMMAQTHIGYTSWRDPATNIMPDVREIAVPGAGALGVAVEGSEAAWPAAKDLSLPAFEPFDKSNRYIEVFDRGAAPVAWTARADQPWIVLGESSGTTDKSTRIVVDVRWDQVPAGATSGRVLVSGPDGRQAAVAVPLRHADQRGARLAGFVETGGTVAIEAEHYSRALAPTGREWLRVPGLGRTLSGMTTLPVDAPALAPADGMWLEYDVYLFEPGKVNVQATLAPTLKFRPGPGFRYAVSIDDEAPRIVDVHADDSPRHWEKIVTDGVAQFTTAHEVKAPGRHTLKFWALDPGLVLQRVVIDAGGLKPSYLGPQESPLVKAD; via the coding sequence ATGAAATCACTCGTCGTCGCCGCGACGCTGACGCTCGCGGCCGCGCACCCGGCATGGGCGCTGGGCGAGCGCCCCTTCGTCACGTTCGAAGCCGGCAAGGATGCCGTCGTGCTCGCGCGATCCGGCCAGGCCGCGCGCATCGTCGTGGATCCGAACGAATTCAAGGGCGTGCGCCGCGCGGCGGCCGACCTGCAGGCGGACATCGAGCGCGTGTCCGGCACGCGGCCCGCGCTGCTGGCGTCCGCGGGCGCCGTGGCGAAGGGATCGGACGTCGTCATCGTCGGCACGCTCGGCAAGAGTGCACTGATCGACCGTCTCGCGCGCGAGAACAGGATCGACGCGAAGGCCGTACGCGGCAAGTGGGAAGGGTATCTCGTGCAGACGGTGCGCAATCCGCTGCCGGGCGTCGCCCGCGCGCTCGTCGTCGCGGGCAGCGACCGGCGCGGCACGATCTTCGGGCTGTACACGGTGTCCGAACAGATCGGCGTCTCGCCCTGGAACTGGTGGGCCGACGTGGCGCCGCCGAAGCACGACGTGCTCGCTGTGGCGGCCGGCACGCGCGTGGCCGACGCGCCGGTCGTGCGCTACCGCGGCATCTTCCTGAACGACGAGGCGCCGGCGCTGTCCGGCTGGGCCAAGGAAAAATTCGGCGGCTTCAACCACAAGTTCTACGGCAAACTGTTCGAGCTGATCCTGCGCATGCGCGGCAACTACCTGTGGCCGGCGATGTGGGGCAATGCGTTCTACGACGACGATCCCGAGAACGGCCCGCTGGCCGACGAGATGGGCATCGTGATGGGCACGTCGCACCACGAACCGCTGATGCGCGCACACGCGGAGTGGAAAAAATACGGCAAGGGGCCGTGGGACTACAACCGCAACGAACAGGTGCTGCGCGAATTCTGGCAGCAGGGCCTGGACCGATCGAAGGACTACGACAAGGTCATCACGCTGGGCATGCGCGGCGACGGCGACGAGCCGATGTCGGAGGAGTCGAACGTCGCGCTGCTGGAGCGCATCGTGGCCGACCAGCGCGCGATGATCGCAAAGACGACCGGGAAACCGCTGCCGCAGGTGCCGCAGGTCTGGGCCCTGTACAAGGAAGTGCAGGAGTATTACGAGAAGGGCATGCGCGTGCCGGACGACGTCACGCTGCTCTGGTGCGACGACAACTGGGGCAATATCCGCCGCCTGCCGACTGCGGAGGAACGCAAGCGCAGCGGCGGCGCCGGCATCTACTACCACTTCGATTACGTCGGTGGCCCGCGCTCGTACAAGTGGATCAACGTGACGCCGCTGCCGAAGGTGTGGGAACAGATGCACCTGGCGTGGCGCCTCGGCGCGGACCGGCTGTGGGTCGTGAACGTGGGCGACCTCAAGCCGATGGAAGTGCCGACCGAATTCTTCCTCACCTACGCCTGGAACCCGGCCGCGTGGCCGGCGTCGCGCCTGCCGGATTACCTGAAGCTGTGGGCGGCGCGCGAATTCGGCGCCGACAACGCCGCGGAAATCGCCGACATCGTGGAGACGTACGCCCGCTACAACGGCCGCCGCCGGCCGGAGCAGCTGGAGCCGGGCACGTACAGCGCGACGAATTACCGCGAGTCCGAGCGCATCGTCGCCGACTGGCGCGACCTGGCCGCGCGCGTGGAGCGCGTGAAAGCGAAGCTGGCGCCGGCGCAGCGCGACGCTTTCTTCCAGCTCGTCGAGCATCCCGTGCGCGCGTCCGGCACGCTGGGCGAGCTGTATGCGACGGTGCAGGCGAACCGCCTCCATGCGCAACAGGGGCGCGCGGACACGAACGATCTCGCGGCCCGCGCACGCGACCTGTTCGCGCAGGACGCCGCGATCTCGCGCGAGTACCACTCGATCAATGGCGGCAAGTGGAACCACATGATGGCGCAGACGCACATCGGCTACACGAGCTGGCGCGACCCCGCCACGAACATCATGCCCGACGTGCGCGAGATCGCGGTGCCGGGTGCGGGTGCGCTGGGCGTGGCGGTGGAGGGCAGCGAGGCCGCGTGGCCCGCTGCAAAGGATCTGAGCCTGCCGGCGTTCGAACCGTTCGACAAATCGAACCGCTATATCGAGGTGTTCGACCGCGGCGCCGCACCGGTGGCGTGGACCGCGCGCGCCGACCAGCCGTGGATCGTGCTGGGCGAATCGTCCGGCACGACGGACAAGTCGACGCGGATCGTCGTCGACGTGCGCTGGGACCAGGTGCCGGCGGGCGCCACGTCCGGCCGGGTGCTGGTCAGCGGCCCGGATGGCCGGCAGGCTGCCGTCGCCGTCCCGCTGCGCCATGCCGACCAGCGCGGCGCGCGGCTTGCCGGCTTCGTCGAGACCGGCGGCACGGTGGCCATCGAGGCGGAGCACTACAGCCGTGCGCTGGCGCCGACCGGCCGCGAGTGGCTGCGCGTGCCGGGCCTGGGCCGCACGCTGTCCGGCATGACGACGCTGCCGGTGGACGCGCCCGCGCTGGCGCCTGCGGACGGCATGTGGCTGGAGTACGACGTGTATTTGTTCGAGCCGGGCAAGGTGAACGTGCAGGCGACGCTGGCGCCCACGTTAAAATTCCGGCCGGGGCCGGGCTTCCGCTATGCCGTCTCCATCGACGACGAGGCGCCGCGCATCGTCGATGTGCATGCGGACGACTCGCCGAGGCACTGGGAAAAGATCGTCACGGACGGCGTCGCGCAATTCACGACGGCGCACGAGGTGAAGGCGCCGGGACGGCACACCTTGAAGTTCTGGGCGCTGGATCCGGGCCTCGTGCTGCAGCGCGTCGTGATCGATGCGGGCGGTCTGAAGCCGAGCTATCTCGGCCCGCAGGAGAGCCCGCTGGTCAAGGCAGATTAA
- a CDS encoding cyanophycinase, giving the protein MTSTLKSKAARALLAIAPLLAAEAAHAGPRYTYSYVGNPTTPVRAKPVSCWETVCTPSVVLMGGGYDVAEAFRWMIAQAGITKATGGRFVILRATGGDAYNPYVYSRLGTVDTTTSRNYEMVGGLDLGVTSVETLVVPSRTAAADPFVLDVVSKASAIFIAGGDQADYYQYWQSTPLAAALQRAVNAGVPIGGTSAGNAMLGQYAFVALNDTVTSDEALANPFNRYMTIDPLNTSSGKFVQTGSFISIPGLEKTITDDHFNTRDRLGRLIGFVSRIGNGCPGGVEQFDQVLGVGVDEETAVLVSGARGSVKAQLVANPYNPENTTAPYAPQNSAYFTKLARTPAQCAAKKTLDINSGVQVYRLSAQVAQPSPYPSAPQYSFKTNATFNLSSWTQQTPTTYADGSSLNGPFVFGTAGGAILGNQVR; this is encoded by the coding sequence ATGACTTCTACGCTGAAATCCAAGGCCGCTCGCGCCTTGCTCGCCATCGCTCCGCTGCTCGCCGCCGAGGCGGCGCACGCCGGTCCCAGGTACACGTACAGCTACGTGGGCAATCCGACCACGCCCGTGCGCGCGAAACCGGTGTCGTGCTGGGAGACGGTCTGCACGCCCTCCGTCGTGCTGATGGGCGGCGGCTATGACGTGGCCGAGGCGTTCCGCTGGATGATCGCGCAGGCCGGCATCACGAAGGCCACCGGCGGCCGCTTCGTCATCCTGCGCGCAACGGGCGGCGATGCGTACAACCCGTACGTTTACAGCCGTCTCGGTACCGTCGATACCACGACGTCGCGCAATTACGAGATGGTCGGCGGCCTCGATCTGGGCGTGACCTCCGTCGAGACGCTCGTGGTCCCGAGCCGCACCGCGGCGGCGGATCCGTTCGTGCTGGACGTGGTCTCGAAAGCGAGCGCCATCTTCATCGCCGGCGGCGACCAGGCCGATTACTACCAGTACTGGCAAAGCACGCCGCTGGCCGCCGCACTGCAGCGCGCCGTCAACGCGGGCGTCCCGATCGGCGGCACGAGCGCGGGGAATGCGATGCTGGGCCAGTATGCGTTCGTCGCGCTGAACGACACCGTCACGTCGGACGAGGCGCTGGCCAATCCGTTCAACCGCTACATGACGATCGATCCGCTCAACACGTCGTCCGGCAAGTTCGTCCAGACCGGCAGCTTCATCAGCATCCCGGGCCTGGAAAAGACGATCACGGACGACCATTTCAATACGCGCGACCGCCTGGGCCGCCTGATCGGTTTCGTATCCCGCATCGGCAACGGCTGTCCCGGCGGCGTCGAACAGTTCGACCAGGTGCTGGGCGTCGGCGTCGACGAGGAGACGGCCGTGCTGGTGTCCGGCGCGCGCGGCAGCGTCAAGGCGCAACTGGTCGCCAACCCGTACAACCCGGAAAACACGACGGCACCGTACGCGCCGCAGAACTCCGCCTACTTCACGAAGCTCGCGCGCACGCCGGCGCAGTGCGCCGCGAAGAAGACGCTGGACATCAACAGCGGCGTGCAGGTCTACCGCCTGAGCGCGCAGGTGGCGCAGCCGTCGCCGTATCCGTCGGCGCCGCAGTACAGCTTCAAGACCAATGCGACGTTCAACCTGTCCAGCTGGACCCAGCAGACACCGACGACCTACGCGGACGGCTCGTCGCTGAACGGCCCGTTCGTGTTCGGCACGGCGGGCGGCGCGATCCTGGGCAACCAGGTCCGCTGA
- the arfB gene encoding alternative ribosome rescue aminoacyl-tRNA hydrolase ArfB yields MRPPVAIDPDEVEFSAIRAQGPGGQNVNKVSNAVQARFDIGASSLPADVKERLRALPDTRITRDGVVVIKAQSARSLERNRAEALARLQALVDAAAAVPLVRRPTRPTLGSQRRRLESKAGRGQVKALRGKVRE; encoded by the coding sequence ATGCGTCCGCCCGTCGCCATCGATCCGGACGAGGTCGAGTTCAGCGCGATCCGTGCGCAGGGCCCGGGCGGGCAGAACGTGAACAAGGTGTCGAACGCCGTGCAGGCGCGCTTCGACATCGGCGCGTCCTCGCTGCCGGCGGACGTGAAGGAGCGCCTGCGCGCGCTGCCCGACACGCGCATCACGCGCGACGGCGTCGTCGTGATCAAGGCGCAGTCCGCGCGCAGCCTGGAGCGCAACCGCGCGGAGGCGCTGGCGCGGCTGCAGGCGCTCGTCGATGCGGCCGCCGCCGTGCCGCTCGTGCGCCGGCCCACGCGTCCCACGCTGGGCTCGCAGCGACGCAGGCTCGAATCCAAGGCCGGCCGCGGGCAGGTAAAAGCCTTGCGCGGCAAGGTCCGCGAATAA
- a CDS encoding GH12 family glycosyl hydrolase domain-containing protein, translating to MKHALCITAVALAAALVAPAQAATWSTTAQYGSTTMGAYTFNNDIWGQGAGPQTLWVNSPTDWGVWSNQPNTGGIKSYPHISFYVGKSLSALSRVTSVVSATTPAGGAWESTYDIWDSNHANEIMLWLNYTGTSAGCGNVKPVSYNWTATGCAIPVYTNVNVGGATWNVYRGNNGGNMVYSFLRTTKTNNTTVDILAIMRYLQNLGWIGNVTLGDVQYGFEITSSSGGMDFGARNFSVTAY from the coding sequence ATGAAGCACGCACTTTGCATCACGGCAGTGGCATTGGCAGCGGCTCTCGTCGCCCCGGCACAGGCGGCAACCTGGTCGACCACCGCGCAGTACGGGTCGACCACGATGGGCGCGTACACCTTCAATAACGACATCTGGGGGCAGGGCGCCGGGCCGCAGACCCTGTGGGTCAACTCGCCGACCGACTGGGGCGTGTGGTCGAACCAGCCGAACACCGGCGGCATCAAGTCCTACCCGCACATCAGCTTCTACGTCGGCAAGTCGCTGAGCGCGCTGTCGCGCGTGACGTCCGTCGTGTCGGCCACGACGCCGGCCGGCGGCGCCTGGGAATCCACGTACGACATCTGGGACTCGAACCACGCCAACGAGATCATGCTGTGGCTGAACTACACGGGCACGTCGGCCGGCTGCGGCAACGTCAAGCCGGTCTCGTACAACTGGACGGCCACCGGCTGCGCGATCCCTGTGTACACGAACGTGAACGTCGGCGGCGCGACGTGGAATGTCTATCGCGGCAATAACGGCGGCAACATGGTGTATTCGTTCCTGCGCACGACGAAGACGAACAACACGACCGTCGACATCCTGGCCATCATGCGCTATCTGCAGAACCTCGGCTGGATCGGCAACGTGACGCTGGGCGACGTCCAGTACGGGTTCGAGATCACGTCGTCGTCGGGCGGCATGGATTTCGGCGCCCGCAACTTCTCGGTCACCGCCTATTGA
- a CDS encoding GGDEF domain-containing protein yields MRIHPLTGEFALPADETAFLVHQLPQTRALLGYTLVFCTLFYVAFSISDLAALGYGPTYLKLCAARAVVAATAGTCAWLAYHRPLSLHATRIAACVADVVALACFMFIAVLRPDEFHWHAMSLGIMLIVIYLFIPNSFSNALVLAWGATAVFLALTVTYGRLTAADDVTMVMLLVLANAFGALAARRFNQVSREEYQARVQLQHTAARDHLTGCFNRRYLHETLMRPGQVRAAEHGGLVTVVLCDIDHFKRINDTYGHASGDAVLRSFADLLRRMTRDGVDSVVRYGGEEFLAILPGTDLEGGIHLAERLRTRFADTSVLTDDGTEHVRTTASFGVACADPAADGGHHVLRDLIAIADKLMYDAKRGGRDRVHARCACANDAAGPGRERPRRAGLVNRR; encoded by the coding sequence ATGAGAATACACCCGCTCACCGGCGAGTTTGCGCTGCCCGCAGACGAAACCGCGTTCCTCGTCCACCAGCTGCCGCAGACGCGGGCCCTGCTGGGCTACACGCTCGTGTTCTGCACGCTGTTCTACGTGGCGTTCTCGATCTCGGACCTGGCCGCGCTGGGCTATGGTCCGACCTACCTGAAGCTGTGCGCGGCGCGTGCCGTCGTCGCCGCGACGGCCGGCACGTGCGCCTGGCTCGCTTACCACAGGCCGCTGAGCCTCCACGCGACGCGCATCGCCGCCTGCGTCGCGGACGTGGTGGCGCTCGCATGCTTCATGTTCATTGCCGTACTGCGCCCCGACGAGTTCCACTGGCACGCGATGTCGCTCGGGATCATGCTCATCGTGATCTACCTGTTCATCCCCAACAGTTTTTCCAACGCCCTTGTGCTCGCATGGGGCGCGACCGCCGTCTTCCTTGCACTGACCGTGACGTACGGCCGGCTGACGGCCGCCGACGACGTCACGATGGTCATGCTGCTGGTGCTGGCGAACGCGTTCGGCGCGCTCGCGGCGCGGCGCTTCAACCAGGTGTCGCGCGAGGAGTACCAGGCACGCGTGCAGCTCCAGCACACGGCGGCGCGCGACCACCTCACCGGCTGCTTCAACCGGCGCTACCTGCACGAGACCCTGATGCGCCCAGGCCAGGTGCGCGCGGCGGAGCATGGCGGGCTGGTGACGGTGGTCCTGTGCGACATCGATCACTTCAAGCGCATCAACGATACCTACGGCCACGCCAGCGGCGATGCCGTGCTGCGCAGCTTCGCGGACCTGTTGCGGCGCATGACGCGCGACGGTGTCGACAGCGTGGTCCGCTACGGGGGCGAGGAATTCCTCGCGATCCTGCCCGGCACGGACCTGGAAGGCGGCATCCACCTGGCCGAACGGCTGCGCACGCGTTTCGCCGACACGAGCGTCCTGACCGACGACGGCACGGAGCACGTGCGCACGACCGCGAGCTTCGGCGTCGCCTGCGCCGACCCCGCGGCCGATGGCGGGCATCACGTGCTGCGCGACCTTATCGCCATTGCCGACAAGCTGATGTACGACGCCAAGCGCGGTGGACGCGACCGCGTCCACGCGCGCTGCGCCTGCGCCAACGACGCGGCGGGACCGGGTCGCGAAAGACCGCGCCGCGCGGGACTGGTCAATAGGCGGTGA
- a CDS encoding glycoside hydrolase family 27 protein: protein MDSNRRRILTASLATAAAAGIPSLAFAAKSRSPSPAAGLAPTPPMGWNSWNSFGPTITEAQALENADIMVAKLLPFGYNVFTVDIQWYEPNANSYEYRKDAELTMDQYGRLQPAPNRFPSAAGGAGFKKLADQIHARGMKFGIHLMRGIPRQAVRLNTPILGTNLRAQDIADTKAICEWNGDMYGVDMKKPGAQEYYNSVFKQYAAWGVDFVKMDDMSRPYDRNWPEVEAAHKAIAASGRPIVLSLSPGEMDLRWANHVPHYAQMWRISDDFWDEWRLLNDQFQRLENWNPVMGENSWPDADMLPLGRLALGARDTKFTPDEQQTLMSLWSIARSPLIMGGDLRHLDAKTLALLTNPEVLAVNQRSRDNRPHRADAGTRIWSARSADKRNLQYLALFNTSDAPTETVFDLSRLDLGNRSVAVRDLWARRDQPAARGALRITLAPHASTLLGLSA, encoded by the coding sequence ATGGACTCGAATCGCCGCCGCATCCTTACCGCTTCACTCGCCACCGCTGCCGCCGCCGGCATCCCGTCGCTCGCTTTCGCCGCAAAATCCAGGTCGCCTTCGCCGGCCGCGGGCCTCGCCCCGACGCCGCCGATGGGCTGGAACAGCTGGAACTCGTTCGGCCCGACCATCACGGAAGCCCAGGCGCTGGAAAACGCCGACATCATGGTCGCGAAACTGCTGCCGTTCGGGTACAACGTCTTCACCGTCGACATCCAGTGGTACGAGCCGAACGCGAACAGCTACGAGTACCGCAAGGACGCCGAGCTGACGATGGACCAGTACGGCCGCCTGCAGCCGGCGCCGAACCGCTTCCCGTCCGCGGCCGGCGGCGCGGGCTTCAAGAAGCTCGCCGACCAGATCCACGCGCGCGGCATGAAGTTCGGCATCCACCTCATGCGCGGCATCCCGCGCCAGGCCGTGCGCCTGAACACACCGATTCTCGGCACGAACCTGCGCGCACAGGACATCGCCGACACGAAGGCGATCTGCGAGTGGAACGGCGACATGTACGGCGTCGACATGAAGAAGCCGGGCGCCCAGGAATACTACAATTCCGTGTTCAAGCAGTACGCGGCGTGGGGCGTCGACTTCGTCAAGATGGATGACATGTCGCGCCCGTACGACCGGAACTGGCCGGAAGTCGAGGCCGCGCACAAGGCCATCGCAGCCAGCGGCCGTCCGATCGTCCTGAGCCTGTCGCCGGGCGAAATGGACCTGCGCTGGGCCAACCACGTGCCGCACTATGCGCAGATGTGGCGCATCTCGGACGACTTCTGGGACGAATGGCGCCTGCTCAACGACCAGTTCCAGCGCCTGGAAAACTGGAACCCCGTCATGGGCGAGAACTCGTGGCCCGACGCCGACATGCTGCCGCTGGGCCGCCTCGCCCTCGGCGCGCGCGATACCAAGTTCACGCCCGACGAACAGCAGACACTGATGTCCCTGTGGAGCATTGCCCGCTCGCCGCTGATCATGGGCGGCGACCTGCGCCACCTGGACGCGAAGACGCTCGCACTGCTGACGAACCCCGAGGTGCTGGCCGTGAACCAGCGCAGCCGCGACAACCGTCCGCATCGCGCGGATGCCGGCACGCGCATCTGGAGCGCGCGTTCCGCCGACAAGCGCAACCTGCAGTACCTGGCGCTGTTCAATACGTCCGACGCGCCCACGGAAACCGTGTTCGACCTGTCGCGCCTGGACCTGGGCAACCGCAGCGTCGCCGTGCGCGACCTGTGGGCACGGCGCGACCAGCCGGCCGCCCGCGGCGCGCTGCGCATCACGCTGGCACCGCACGCGTCGACGTTACTGGGCCTGTCCGCCTGA